In Leptolyngbya sp. FACHB-261, one DNA window encodes the following:
- a CDS encoding PotD/PotF family extracellular solute-binding protein, protein MPRISRRQLLRTGLAAGAMLTATQCSPKTAEAPLGTPNNPSTGPQINTNQIKDVTLRFIGTGVSQINEIRDKAQADLGFKLDMRALSTEENNQIAITQPGQYDVFDGEYFSLPLVVPSGNLQPVDVSKIKDFDKIVSIFTTGKFEGAKVEASQGTAPYRVMYLKDKDAKEFATEPTDWATLIPFQYNADTLGYRPDLVGKKIESWAELFDPAFKGKTSLLDIPSIGIMDAAMVAEASGLLTFGDKGNMTREEIDKITALLIEQKKAGQFRAFWKTFDESVNLMSSGEVVLQSMWSPAVTAVKAKGIKCVYAPLKEGYRAWGGGIGLSKNLSGIQLDAAYEYMNWLLDGWVGAFLGRQGYYSAIPDNAKKFMKPAEWDFWYEGKPAAEDMVDPFGKTLEKKGALRDGGSFKERMGNVVVWNSTMKEQVYLVQKWNEFIAA, encoded by the coding sequence ATGCCTAGAATTAGCCGACGCCAACTGTTAAGAACTGGACTGGCTGCTGGAGCAATGCTGACCGCCACGCAGTGTTCTCCTAAAACTGCTGAAGCGCCTCTAGGGACGCCGAACAACCCGTCCACTGGGCCCCAAATTAATACCAACCAAATCAAGGATGTGACGCTGCGCTTCATCGGGACTGGCGTCTCTCAAATCAACGAAATTCGGGATAAAGCTCAAGCCGATCTCGGTTTCAAACTGGATATGCGAGCCCTCAGCACCGAGGAAAATAACCAGATCGCGATCACTCAGCCGGGCCAATACGACGTTTTTGATGGGGAATACTTCAGCCTGCCCTTGGTGGTTCCCTCGGGAAACCTTCAGCCCGTCGACGTCAGTAAGATCAAAGACTTTGACAAGATTGTCAGCATCTTCACCACCGGCAAGTTTGAAGGGGCAAAAGTTGAGGCATCTCAAGGCACCGCTCCTTATCGAGTGATGTACCTCAAGGATAAGGACGCCAAAGAGTTCGCTACTGAGCCAACCGATTGGGCAACTCTGATCCCATTTCAATACAATGCGGATACCCTAGGTTACCGCCCCGATCTGGTGGGCAAAAAGATTGAAAGCTGGGCTGAGTTGTTTGACCCAGCCTTCAAGGGTAAAACTTCGCTTCTGGATATTCCCTCGATCGGCATTATGGATGCAGCGATGGTTGCCGAGGCATCAGGACTGTTGACTTTTGGGGACAAAGGCAACATGACCCGCGAGGAAATCGATAAGATTACAGCGCTTTTGATTGAACAGAAAAAAGCCGGTCAGTTCCGCGCCTTTTGGAAAACCTTTGATGAATCGGTCAACCTGATGTCATCGGGTGAAGTGGTGTTGCAGTCCATGTGGTCGCCTGCTGTAACTGCGGTTAAGGCTAAAGGAATCAAGTGCGTTTACGCGCCCCTCAAGGAAGGCTATCGCGCCTGGGGGGGTGGCATTGGCCTGTCTAAAAACCTCAGTGGCATTCAACTAGACGCAGCTTACGAGTATATGAACTGGCTGCTAGATGGTTGGGTCGGAGCCTTTCTAGGACGGCAGGGCTACTACAGCGCCATTCCAGACAACGCCAAGAAGTTTATGAAACCAGCCGAGTGGGATTTCTGGTATGAAGGAAAGCCTGCTGCCGAAGACATGGTTGATCCCTTCGGCAAGACTTTGGAAAAGAAAGGGGCTCTACGTGATGGCGGTTCCTTCAAAGAACGGATGGGCAACGTTGTCGTTTGGAACTCCACGATGAAGGAGCAGGTTTATCTGGTTCAGAAGTGGAATGAATTCATCGCTGCCTGA
- a CDS encoding Nif3-like dinuclear metal center hexameric protein, translating into MLLRLDELAQFLDRFLAVHPFDSDQRGIYRPSSRPIRRLGLSLEPWSQLSTWVNRERLDALFLHRPWDLQLEHLPPDLGIVAYHLAFDERLTLTFNPRLGQILGMASLEVLGEKAGRPIGMLGEVELQSIDQCCQQLRAIFGNVEEVLLGTQPSVYRIAIVGAMTDSLVRQAAERGANLYITGQFRKVARQALLETGLSLVVVGHRRSEEWGLRALAGVVRERWAGLEVLLPPQESAVLGGGADLLPSLE; encoded by the coding sequence ATGCTCCTTCGCCTAGACGAGCTAGCCCAGTTTTTGGATCGGTTCCTAGCCGTTCATCCCTTCGATAGCGACCAGAGGGGCATCTATCGCCCTTCTAGTCGCCCCATTAGACGGCTGGGTCTGTCTCTGGAGCCTTGGAGCCAGTTGTCGACCTGGGTGAACCGTGAGCGGTTGGACGCCCTATTTTTGCATCGCCCTTGGGATCTCCAGCTAGAACACCTGCCCCCAGACCTGGGAATCGTTGCCTACCACCTGGCCTTCGATGAGCGCCTCACCCTAACCTTTAACCCTCGTCTAGGCCAGATCTTGGGTATGGCTAGCCTAGAGGTGCTGGGCGAGAAAGCTGGACGACCGATTGGCATGCTCGGCGAGGTTGAGCTCCAGAGCATTGACCAGTGCTGCCAGCAACTCAGGGCGATCTTTGGCAACGTAGAAGAAGTTTTGCTAGGAACTCAGCCCAGTGTCTACCGGATCGCCATAGTAGGAGCGATGACCGACAGCCTGGTACGTCAGGCTGCGGAGCGTGGCGCTAATCTCTACATCACGGGTCAATTCCGAAAGGTTGCCAGACAAGCCCTGTTGGAAACCGGGCTGAGCCTTGTGGTTGTTGGCCACCGCCGTAGCGAAGAATGGGGACTGCGCGCCTTGGCAGGAGTGGTACGAGAGCGCTGGGCTGGGCTGGAAGTACTACTGCCGCCTCAGGAAAGTGCTGTGCTCGGTGGAGGTGCGGACTTGCTGCCGAGCCTAGAATGA
- a CDS encoding ABC transporter permease: MHKAWKTVQPYLLATPQTLIFLLFLVFPIAMIVIVSFWQFNGYAMVPAFTLDNYVSIFTSKVSVATYVNTFKYVFLVWFFSLALAFPVAYFLAFHIHNQRLQIILFLVCTVPFWTSNIIRMISWIPVLGKEGLVNQLLMGLQLTQQPVEFFLYSDFAVVLGMVHLYTFFMIAPIFNSLMRIDRRLITAAVDMGASGFQTLKEVILPLSAPGIAIGSIFIVTLVMGEFVTVRLMGGGQSASVGKLISTQIGSLQYPLAAANAVILLAVTLILVMAILRVVDIRQEL; the protein is encoded by the coding sequence ATGCATAAAGCTTGGAAAACTGTCCAACCCTATCTACTAGCTACACCACAAACCCTGATTTTTCTTCTGTTTCTGGTGTTTCCAATCGCCATGATTGTTATTGTCAGCTTCTGGCAATTCAATGGCTATGCAATGGTACCCGCCTTTACGCTGGATAATTACGTCAGCATCTTTACCTCCAAGGTATCGGTGGCAACCTATGTAAACACCTTTAAATACGTTTTTCTGGTCTGGTTTTTCTCGCTAGCTCTTGCTTTCCCCGTCGCCTATTTTCTAGCGTTCCATATTCATAATCAGCGTTTGCAAATCATTCTATTTTTGGTCTGTACCGTGCCCTTTTGGACATCCAATATCATTCGCATGATCTCTTGGATTCCAGTTTTGGGTAAGGAAGGGTTAGTTAATCAACTGCTGATGGGGTTGCAGCTAACCCAGCAACCTGTTGAGTTCTTTCTGTACTCTGATTTCGCGGTTGTGCTGGGGATGGTGCATCTCTACACCTTCTTCATGATTGCGCCGATCTTTAACAGTTTGATGCGGATCGACCGGCGATTGATTACAGCAGCAGTCGATATGGGAGCTTCCGGTTTTCAGACCTTGAAAGAAGTTATCTTGCCGTTGTCAGCGCCTGGTATTGCGATTGGCTCAATTTTTATTGTGACTCTAGTGATGGGAGAGTTTGTGACCGTGCGACTGATGGGCGGTGGCCAATCGGCTTCAGTTGGCAAACTGATTAGCACCCAGATCGGCAGCTTGCAATATCCTCTGGCGGCAGCCAATGCGGTGATTTTGCTAGCAGTGACCCTGATTTTGGTGATGGCAATTTTGCGAGTCGTTGATATCCGCCAGGAGTTGTAG
- a CDS encoding GntR family transcriptional regulator: MPLSPRSLQRNQSLQEQAYQALRAAILSGELAPGQRLVETHLADKLQVSRTPIREALRQLQHEDLATLDAQNILRVARFSVTDAMQLYDCRIALEQLSVVEACRNAADGQLQELKGMVIQAEKLVKSKPSHLNNFQLLELDYRFHRLLAESSGNLWLRSSLDQVFDKMILFRIQTIQHNRNVLEIRTEHHRVYEAVARRDPHTAAQAIKEHLLASKERVAQEMQTFQDTDQDTGIAQEQ; the protein is encoded by the coding sequence TTGCCCCTGTCTCCTCGCTCACTCCAGCGGAATCAATCATTACAGGAACAGGCTTATCAGGCACTACGCGCGGCTATCCTATCTGGTGAATTAGCTCCAGGACAGCGATTAGTAGAAACTCATCTTGCCGACAAGTTGCAGGTCAGCAGAACACCAATTCGGGAAGCGCTCCGGCAGTTACAACACGAGGATCTAGCAACATTGGATGCTCAAAACATACTCCGGGTCGCTAGATTTTCGGTCACAGATGCGATGCAGTTGTACGATTGCCGGATTGCTTTGGAGCAGTTGTCAGTTGTAGAAGCCTGCCGAAATGCAGCGGACGGCCAGTTACAAGAACTCAAGGGCATGGTCATCCAAGCGGAGAAACTAGTCAAAAGCAAACCCTCCCACCTCAACAACTTTCAACTGCTTGAGCTAGACTACAGATTCCATCGCCTGTTGGCGGAGAGCTCTGGCAACTTGTGGCTGAGATCTTCTCTCGATCAGGTATTTGACAAGATGATCCTATTCAGAATTCAAACGATTCAACATAATCGGAATGTATTGGAAATCCGGACCGAGCATCATCGCGTTTACGAAGCAGTGGCTCGGCGGGATCCCCATACTGCGGCTCAGGCAATCAAAGAGCATTTACTTGCCAGTAAAGAACGAGTTGCACAGGAAATGCAAACTTTTCAAGATACTGATCAAGACACTGGGATTGCTCAGGAACAATGA
- a CDS encoding NAD(P)-binding protein: MQAYDVVLTGAGHNALVCAAYPLKVGYSVLLLEKNSIPRGGCTTKELLPEDAPGFLFNPCAIDHIFIHQGPIAEELELNRYGLEYLFCDPVVFYLNPHPGSSISGMPGRNCARTFLHKQHPIAQTLADAGDSLKSTAKSVFHS, translated from the coding sequence ATGCAAGCTTACGACGTTGTGCTTACTGGGGCAGGCCATAATGCTCTGGTCTGTGCTGCCTATCCTCTAAAAGTAGGCTACAGTGTACTGCTTTTAGAAAAAAACTCAATTCCAAGAGGCGGCTGCACTACAAAAGAACTGTTGCCTGAGGACGCCCCTGGTTTTCTATTTAATCCCTGCGCCATTGACCATATTTTTATTCATCAAGGCCCAATTGCTGAAGAACTAGAATTAAATCGCTACGGCCTGGAATATTTGTTTTGCGACCCGGTCGTCTTTTATCTCAATCCTCACCCTGGCAGCTCCATTTCCGGTATGCCTGGGCGCAATTGCGCTCGCACTTTTCTGCACAAGCAACACCCGATTGCGCAGACTCTGGCCGATGCTGGCGACTCGCTCAAGTCAACAGCCAAATCAGTTTTCCACTCGTAG
- a CDS encoding Zn-dependent hydrolase: MTASLAPKINSERLNQSIADLAEIGRLPNGGIRRISYSSEDLQARQRVRDWMVEAGMTVRSDAAGNMIGTYAGRQAGLGALATGSHIDTVAVGGRYDGVLGVLAGIEVIRVLQDHAIRLLHPIEVIVFTDEEYSMIGCKAMAGTAVNDPERYRHRDGTPIQTCLARLDGDWSKLATAQRDRSEIAAYVELHVEQGGLLDGAGKQIGVVEGIVGQYRYAVTLIGRPNHAGTTPMNLRKDALVAAAQVVLAVNALATQTVGEQVATVGALNVSPNAVNIVPGQVDLKIDIRALSQAHLDQLVDTLKQQLAEIATATGTEITITPILQAAPTLAEPKIQAAIVQACQQLGLTYAHLPSGAGHDAQEIGHFTDMGMIFVPSLAGISHAEDEYTSPEQCSQGASVLLQTLLLLDALY, from the coding sequence ATGACTGCCAGCTTAGCGCCCAAGATCAACAGTGAGCGTCTGAACCAGAGCATTGCGGATTTGGCAGAGATTGGTCGTTTGCCCAATGGCGGGATCCGACGCATTTCCTATAGTTCGGAAGACCTACAGGCCAGACAACGGGTGCGGGACTGGATGGTTGAGGCTGGCATGACGGTCCGCAGCGATGCTGCCGGTAATATGATCGGCACCTACGCTGGCCGACAAGCGGGGCTTGGGGCGCTGGCGACCGGCTCTCACATTGACACAGTTGCTGTGGGGGGGCGCTACGACGGCGTGCTGGGGGTGCTGGCAGGAATTGAGGTGATTCGGGTGCTGCAAGACCATGCCATCCGTCTGCTACATCCGATCGAGGTCATTGTGTTTACCGACGAAGAGTACAGCATGATTGGCTGCAAAGCTATGGCTGGTACTGCGGTGAACGATCCAGAACGCTATCGGCACAGAGATGGTACGCCGATTCAAACCTGCTTGGCACGATTAGACGGAGATTGGTCGAAGCTAGCCACGGCGCAACGTGATCGCTCCGAGATTGCCGCCTACGTTGAGTTGCATGTGGAACAAGGTGGCCTGTTAGATGGCGCAGGCAAACAGATTGGCGTCGTTGAAGGCATTGTCGGCCAGTACCGCTATGCCGTGACCCTCATTGGCCGCCCCAACCACGCTGGCACAACTCCAATGAACCTGCGTAAAGATGCGCTAGTGGCAGCTGCTCAGGTGGTATTAGCTGTTAATGCTTTGGCAACCCAGACAGTTGGCGAACAGGTGGCAACTGTGGGAGCGCTCAATGTCTCGCCCAATGCGGTCAATATTGTGCCCGGTCAAGTTGATCTGAAAATAGACATTCGCGCCCTGTCACAAGCTCATCTCGATCAGTTGGTCGACACCCTAAAGCAACAGTTGGCTGAGATTGCTACTGCCACTGGCACAGAAATTACCATAACCCCAATCTTGCAGGCTGCTCCGACCTTGGCGGAGCCTAAAATTCAGGCGGCAATTGTTCAAGCTTGCCAACAATTGGGGCTCACTTATGCCCATCTGCCCAGTGGAGCGGGACATGATGCTCAAGAGATTGGACACTTCACTGATATGGGCATGATTTTTGTGCCCAGCCTCGCAGGCATCAGCCATGCCGAAGATGAGTACACTTCCCCAGAGCAATGTAGCCAGGGTGCTAGTGTTTTGCTGCAAACTCTGTTGCTACTGGATGCTCTGTATTGA
- a CDS encoding ABC transporter permease — MGLRKRPLSFYFLAVFFGLFVLFLYGPMIGIFMLSLQGPDGGLTFPLRGFSFYWLGQVFQEQRVGNFVEAFQRSLLLGLAVTVLSVIVSVLAGLAFRSRFRGSSFVFYLTISSLIVPSVLISLGIGIAFQVSGVQTDWFSSGLGAHLTWTVPFAFLIMIGVFNRFNPSYEEAARDLGASDVTTFGEVVLPLIAPSLVGIALLGFTLSYDEFTRTSLVSGQDNTLPLEIFGMTTNVTSPALYALGTLTTVFSFSLIAIAFAAFQFFARRQES, encoded by the coding sequence ATGGGCCTGCGCAAACGACCCCTTTCCTTTTATTTTCTCGCAGTCTTTTTTGGGCTCTTTGTCTTGTTTCTCTATGGCCCGATGATCGGCATCTTCATGCTGTCACTCCAGGGGCCGGATGGTGGACTGACCTTTCCGCTTAGGGGCTTTAGCTTTTACTGGCTAGGACAGGTGTTTCAGGAGCAGCGGGTGGGCAACTTTGTCGAGGCCTTTCAGCGCTCACTGCTCTTGGGTTTGGCAGTCACCGTTCTGTCAGTCATTGTCAGTGTGCTAGCAGGGCTAGCATTTCGTAGTCGCTTTAGAGGTTCTAGTTTTGTTTTCTACCTGACAATCTCTAGCTTGATTGTGCCGAGTGTGCTGATCTCATTGGGGATTGGCATTGCCTTCCAAGTTTCGGGCGTTCAAACCGACTGGTTTTCGTCAGGTTTGGGAGCCCATTTGACCTGGACAGTTCCCTTTGCCTTCTTGATTATGATTGGCGTTTTTAATCGCTTTAATCCGTCCTACGAAGAAGCAGCACGGGATTTGGGAGCTAGCGACGTTACAACTTTTGGGGAAGTGGTTTTACCCTTAATTGCGCCCAGTTTGGTCGGCATCGCGCTGCTGGGTTTTACACTTTCCTACGATGAATTTACGCGAACCTCCCTGGTTTCAGGTCAGGACAATACTCTACCCTTAGAAATCTTTGGCATGACCACCAATGTCACTTCTCCAGCCCTTTATGCGCTCGGAACCTTGACGACGGTGTTCTCATTTAGTTTGATTGCCATTGCCTTTGCTGCCTTCCAATTCTTTGCTCGCCGTCAGGAAAGTTAG
- a CDS encoding SGNH/GDSL hydrolase family protein — protein MKRQVLAVGFCLVSFLVTLILTIGVSAQSPKPSSGISKIFVFGDSLSDIGNSFQGSNGTSPPSPPYFQGRFSNGPIWAEYLASDLNLKLQLGQDFAFGGATITEVNTGIPSLRMQIKRFTQANSKADANALYAIWAGANDYLRGADSSGQALADLSLALNELTAAGARKIIVANLPDLGKLPSTVNTSRSESLSSLVQAHNLGLVRTLETLRQRPGSSYQVLLLDANTLFKQAVANPNQFGFSDVRYPCLIEQAVCNHPEQFLFWDGIHPTTAAHRHLARLASTLLKPEDPREVQAAETETSTSRFDPAWAVLALGVLGGSIILYGRGQGARAAQSKNRRK, from the coding sequence ATGAAACGGCAAGTTCTGGCGGTAGGGTTTTGTCTGGTCAGCTTTCTGGTAACGCTCATTCTCACCATTGGAGTGTCAGCTCAGAGTCCTAAACCAAGTTCAGGAATCTCCAAGATTTTTGTCTTTGGCGACAGCCTTTCCGACATTGGTAATTCTTTTCAGGGATCTAATGGGACTTCTCCCCCTAGCCCGCCCTATTTCCAGGGCCGTTTCTCCAACGGTCCAATCTGGGCTGAGTATTTAGCCTCTGATTTGAATTTAAAGCTTCAGCTAGGCCAGGACTTCGCGTTTGGCGGTGCGACGATAACCGAGGTCAACACAGGTATTCCCAGCTTGAGAATGCAAATCAAGCGCTTTACCCAAGCGAATTCGAAGGCGGATGCCAATGCCCTCTACGCCATTTGGGCAGGCGCTAATGATTATCTGCGCGGGGCTGATAGTTCTGGTCAGGCCCTTGCAGATTTATCACTGGCTCTGAATGAGTTGACAGCCGCTGGAGCGCGTAAGATCATCGTCGCTAACCTGCCGGATCTGGGCAAGCTACCTAGCACAGTCAATACCTCTCGTTCTGAAAGCCTAAGTTCCTTGGTTCAAGCTCACAACCTGGGTCTGGTTCGCACGCTTGAAACTTTGCGGCAGCGCCCAGGTTCAAGTTACCAAGTTCTACTTTTGGATGCGAATACTTTATTTAAGCAAGCGGTTGCTAACCCCAACCAATTTGGTTTTAGCGATGTGAGGTATCCCTGCTTAATAGAACAAGCTGTTTGCAACCATCCAGAGCAGTTTTTATTCTGGGATGGCATTCATCCAACGACAGCGGCTCACCGACACCTAGCTCGCTTGGCTTCTACCTTATTGAAACCGGAAGACCCGAGGGAGGTGCAGGCGGCTGAAACTGAAACTAGTACTAGTCGATTTGACCCGGCTTGGGCTGTGTTAGCCCTTGGTGTGTTAGGTGGGAGCATCATCTTATATGGTCGTGGGCAAGGCGCGCGAGCAGCCCAATCTAAGAACCGCCGTAAGTAA
- a CDS encoding ABC transporter ATP-binding protein, which produces MTAGTRNSFTDTTIQQALAEAAEGVSLRSVTKKYGSVTAIEDMTLDIVAGSYCCLLGPSGCGKTTALRLIAGHEEASNGDIFIGTRRVNDLPPAKRNTAMMFQSYALFPHKTVWENVKFGLKMRKMLESERRTRVGEMLEMVGLSHLAERKPHMLSGGQQQRIALARALVTRPQVLMLDEPLSALDENLRVRMRGELRRIQKQFGMTFIQVTHHVEEAFSLSDQVVVMNHGHIDQIASPTEIFDNPASQFVARFMGDNNIFSGKVMNCAPDTHGHLIQLEVEGIGSLFCRGQATPLGKTAACSVRPDLVRLEPHLANASPQSSPGPNHVSARITAVELTGYVTRVSLMAEATGQELLYKVRTHDWNTSSFQEGQLVTMRWSADDCVFLPY; this is translated from the coding sequence ATGACGGCTGGAACCAGAAACTCCTTCACGGATACAACTATTCAGCAAGCCCTTGCTGAGGCTGCTGAAGGCGTTTCACTCAGGTCAGTCACCAAAAAATATGGCTCGGTGACAGCCATAGAAGACATGACCTTAGATATTGTGGCTGGCTCTTACTGCTGTCTGCTCGGTCCTAGTGGTTGTGGTAAAACTACAGCACTTCGCCTGATTGCTGGTCATGAAGAAGCAAGCAATGGCGATATTTTTATCGGCACTCGTCGGGTAAATGACCTACCGCCTGCCAAACGGAACACAGCCATGATGTTCCAAAGCTACGCCTTGTTTCCCCATAAAACTGTTTGGGAGAACGTAAAGTTTGGTCTTAAGATGCGCAAGATGCTGGAAAGCGAGCGGCGAACCCGAGTGGGGGAGATGTTGGAAATGGTTGGGCTGAGCCATCTCGCTGAGCGCAAACCTCATATGCTGAGCGGTGGGCAGCAGCAGCGCATCGCATTGGCCAGGGCATTAGTAACCCGTCCTCAAGTCTTGATGCTCGATGAGCCCCTAAGTGCCTTGGATGAAAATCTGCGGGTGCGCATGCGGGGGGAGTTACGCAGAATTCAGAAGCAATTTGGTATGACGTTTATCCAGGTGACTCACCACGTCGAAGAAGCTTTCTCTTTATCCGACCAAGTTGTGGTGATGAACCATGGTCATATTGACCAAATTGCTTCACCTACCGAGATTTTCGACAATCCAGCTTCGCAGTTTGTAGCCAGATTTATGGGGGACAACAACATCTTCAGCGGCAAGGTGATGAATTGTGCGCCCGACACGCATGGCCATTTAATTCAGCTAGAAGTCGAGGGAATTGGCTCTCTATTTTGTCGAGGCCAAGCGACTCCCTTGGGCAAAACAGCTGCTTGTTCAGTTCGTCCTGACCTAGTACGGTTAGAGCCTCACTTAGCGAACGCCTCGCCTCAGTCTAGCCCTGGACCCAATCATGTCTCAGCTCGGATTACTGCGGTTGAACTAACGGGTTATGTGACACGAGTTTCCCTTATGGCGGAAGCAACAGGGCAAGAACTGCTCTACAAAGTGCGTACCCATGATTGGAATACAAGCTCTTTCCAAGAAGGCCAATTAGTAACTATGCGCTGGTCGGCAGATGACTGCGTTTTTCTGCCTTATTGA
- a CDS encoding pentapeptide repeat-containing protein, translating into MAVAAVALGLMLAGLAFDNAWIGISSGSVALLLASRSLLPPLKNLWKSPTISPNQERLLAVAVLLLAVLGLGTFTGLNARFGAWVDTVNWDAFGALGQILIAILTLWVAWRQYVISKELTSQQNKITQQQTIDSYFQGISELVLDDEGQLEDWPQERAIAEGRTSAILSSVDADGKARILRFLSQSKLLTPLRRDALLGRAMLDGSGGYQEDRAYGVRVVDLGVMLAGADLTGVDLRWTDLSEANLIGANLFRCDLVRTQFYRTILINANFQGADLYRAVFFFGKADQATPRERELPPDYDTGISTGAIVENADFSNARRLSEEQRYYLCAWGGPQTRATIPGGCEGIPDKLER; encoded by the coding sequence ATGGCAGTCGCAGCTGTTGCCCTAGGCCTGATGTTGGCAGGCCTAGCTTTTGACAATGCCTGGATTGGGATTTCCAGTGGCTCTGTGGCGCTGCTATTGGCCTCGCGTTCGTTGCTCCCTCCACTCAAGAATCTGTGGAAGTCTCCTACGATTAGCCCTAACCAAGAGCGGTTGCTGGCTGTGGCTGTGCTACTGCTTGCCGTTTTGGGACTGGGAACTTTTACCGGCCTTAACGCACGCTTTGGGGCCTGGGTGGATACTGTGAACTGGGACGCCTTCGGGGCGCTCGGGCAAATTCTGATCGCCATTCTCACCCTCTGGGTGGCCTGGCGCCAGTATGTGATTTCTAAAGAACTGACCAGCCAGCAGAACAAGATTACTCAGCAGCAAACTATCGACTCTTACTTTCAAGGCATTTCCGAGTTGGTGCTCGATGACGAAGGCCAGCTCGAAGATTGGCCGCAGGAACGGGCCATCGCCGAGGGTCGCACCTCTGCTATTCTCAGCAGCGTCGACGCCGATGGCAAAGCCCGCATCCTGCGCTTTCTGTCGCAATCCAAGCTGCTCACCCCCCTACGCCGCGATGCGCTTTTGGGCCGAGCCATGCTCGACGGCTCTGGTGGCTACCAGGAAGACCGCGCCTATGGTGTACGCGTGGTCGATCTGGGTGTCATGCTGGCCGGTGCAGATTTAACCGGGGTCGATCTGCGCTGGACCGATTTGAGCGAAGCCAATTTGATTGGTGCCAACTTGTTCCGCTGCGATCTGGTCCGGACGCAGTTTTATCGCACGATCCTGATCAACGCCAACTTCCAGGGCGCCGATCTGTATCGTGCTGTTTTCTTCTTTGGCAAAGCGGATCAGGCCACGCCGCGAGAGCGGGAACTACCTCCCGACTACGACACTGGCATCAGTACGGGAGCCATTGTCGAAAACGCGGACTTCAGCAATGCTCGACGCCTCTCCGAGGAGCAGCGTTACTACTTATGCGCCTGGGGTGGACCGCAGACTCGTGCTACTATACCGGGCGGCTGCGAGGGGATCCCCGACAAACTGGAACGCTGA